GCTGTTGCTGCTGCTGGGGGAGCGCCGCAGTGCACGTCCGGCCGACCGACGCCATCCGTTCGGCTACGGCAAGTCGTTGTACTTCTGGGCGCTGATTGTGGCACTGTCCGTGTTTTCCCTGGGCGGCGGCCTGTCGATCTACCACGGCATCGCAGCGATGCAGTCGCCGCCACCGCTGGAAGACCCGCTCTGGAACTATGTCGTGCTGGGCGCCGCCGCGGTGTTCGAGGGCTACAGCTGGAACGTCTCGCGCAAGGCACTCAACGGCATGCGCAAACCCGGCTCGAGCCTGTGGCAGACGGTGCGGACCAGCAAGGATGCGTCCGTGTTCACCGTCTTCATCGAAGACTCGGCGGCGCTGCTGGGCATCGTCATCGCGGCGGCCGGCATCGCACTGGGCCAGTACTTCGGCAATCCCTACTGCGATCCGGCGGCATCGATCCTGATCGGGCTGCTGCTGGTGGGCGCCGCCATCATGCTGGCGCGCGAGACCGGCGGCTTGCTGGTCGGCGAAACCATCGATATCGACCAGCTGGCCGCGCTGCATGCGCTGTTCGACCGCGAGCCGGCACTGGAGCAGGTGGCCAGCCTGCGCACGATGCAGCTGGGCCCCGATGACGTGCTGCTGGCCGCCTCCGTCCAGTTCCGGCGCGGCATGCCCATCGACGAAGTCGAGCAGGCCATCGGCCGCCTGGAAGCCGCCATCGCGGCGGAGCACCCGGCCATCCGCCACGTCTACTTCGAGGCGGCAGCCCTGCGGGCGGCGCTGCGCTGACGCGGCAGGTCGACGGCGCGATCGATTCGATGACCCGTGTGGCGTCGATAAGTCGGCCAGGGCTGGGCGCTTCTCGTAAAACTCCAAGGTCAGTCCCTATGCAGGTACCGACCCTTGCCCTTTCCCGGCCGGGCAGCGATCCAGCGCACCTCACCCAAAAAAACAGCCGCCCGCGGGCGGCTGCCATGCGCATCGCAACGCGCGTTACTTCTGCTTGTCGT
This is a stretch of genomic DNA from Pseudoduganella chitinolytica. It encodes these proteins:
- a CDS encoding cation diffusion facilitator family transporter, with the translated sequence MQNAPHERAARDEAVRQADVTHGPQPVEPAAALAKAAPPAHDTASPSSQKVIYAAIVANLGIATAKFIVAAITGSAAMVAEGIHSAVDTGNELLLLLGERRSARPADRRHPFGYGKSLYFWALIVALSVFSLGGGLSIYHGIAAMQSPPPLEDPLWNYVVLGAAAVFEGYSWNVSRKALNGMRKPGSSLWQTVRTSKDASVFTVFIEDSAALLGIVIAAAGIALGQYFGNPYCDPAASILIGLLLVGAAIMLARETGGLLVGETIDIDQLAALHALFDREPALEQVASLRTMQLGPDDVLLAASVQFRRGMPIDEVEQAIGRLEAAIAAEHPAIRHVYFEAAALRAALR